Proteins encoded together in one Pseudomonas sp. ADAK13 window:
- the purM gene encoding phosphoribosylformylglycinamidine cyclo-ligase, with translation MSKQPSLSYKDAGVDIDAGEALVERIKSVAKRTARPEVMGGLGGFGALCEIPAGYKQPVLVSGTDGVGTKLRLALNLNKHDSIGIDLVAMCVNDLVVCGAEPLFFLDYYATGKLNVETATQVVTGIGAGCELSGCSLVGGETAEMPGMYEGEDYDLAGFCVGVVEKSEIIDGSKVAAGDALLALPSSGPHSNGYSLIRKIIEVSGADIETIQLDGKPLTDLLMAPTRIYVKPLLKLIKDTGAVKAMAHITGGGLLDNIPRVLPKGAQAIVDVASWQRPAVFDWLQEQGNVNETEMHRVLNCGVGMVICVAQEHVETALNVLREAGEQPWVIGQIATAPEGAAQVELKNLKAH, from the coding sequence ATGAGCAAGCAACCCTCCCTGAGCTACAAGGACGCCGGTGTAGACATCGACGCCGGTGAAGCATTGGTCGAACGCATCAAGAGCGTCGCCAAGCGCACTGCGCGCCCCGAAGTCATGGGCGGCCTGGGCGGTTTTGGCGCCCTCTGCGAAATCCCGGCCGGCTACAAGCAGCCTGTATTGGTCTCCGGCACCGACGGTGTGGGCACCAAGCTGCGCCTGGCACTGAACCTGAACAAGCACGACAGCATCGGCATCGACCTGGTTGCCATGTGCGTGAACGACCTGGTGGTGTGCGGCGCCGAGCCGCTGTTCTTCCTTGATTACTACGCCACCGGCAAGCTCAACGTCGAGACCGCGACCCAAGTGGTTACCGGCATCGGCGCGGGCTGCGAACTGTCCGGCTGCTCTCTGGTCGGCGGCGAAACCGCTGAAATGCCTGGCATGTACGAAGGCGAAGACTACGACCTGGCCGGCTTCTGCGTCGGCGTTGTAGAAAAATCCGAAATCATCGACGGCTCCAAAGTCGCTGCCGGTGACGCCCTGCTGGCCCTGCCATCCTCCGGCCCGCACTCCAACGGCTACTCGCTGATCCGCAAGATCATCGAAGTGTCCGGCGCCGACATCGAAACCATCCAGCTCGACGGCAAGCCTCTGACCGACCTGCTGATGGCCCCGACCCGCATCTACGTGAAGCCGTTGCTCAAGCTGATCAAGGACACCGGTGCCGTCAAGGCCATGGCCCACATCACCGGTGGCGGCCTGCTGGACAACATCCCGCGCGTGCTGCCTAAAGGCGCCCAGGCGATTGTCGACGTGGCCAGCTGGCAGCGCCCGGCAGTCTTCGACTGGCTGCAAGAGCAAGGCAACGTCAACGAAACCGAAATGCACCGCGTGCTGAACTGCGGCGTGGGCATGGTGATCTGCGTGGCTCAAGAGCACGTTGAAACCGCGTTGAACGTACTGCGTGAAGCCGGCGAGCAGCCTTGGGTCATCGGCCAGATCGCCACCGCCCCTGAAGGCGCCGCCCAGGTTGAACTGAAGAACCTCAAGGCTCATTGA
- a CDS encoding DUF2058 domain-containing protein, which translates to MSISLRDQLLKAGLVNQKQAKQVGKEKQKQQRLVHKGQAEADDSQARLAIEAHAEKVKRDQELNRQQQEKAEAKARVAQVKQLIETSRLPKLTTEDYYNFVDDKKVKRLSVNTLMRNKLSNGSLAIVHHGGGYEVIPREAALKIQERAPERIVQMNVLTESQVPDEDDPYAAYQIPDDLMW; encoded by the coding sequence ATGAGCATTTCCCTTCGCGACCAGTTGCTCAAAGCAGGCCTGGTCAACCAAAAGCAGGCCAAGCAGGTCGGCAAAGAGAAACAGAAACAGCAGCGTCTGGTGCATAAAGGCCAGGCCGAGGCCGACGACAGCCAGGCGCGCCTGGCCATTGAAGCCCACGCCGAGAAGGTCAAGCGTGACCAGGAGCTGAACCGCCAGCAGCAGGAAAAAGCCGAGGCCAAGGCCCGTGTTGCCCAGGTCAAGCAACTGATCGAAACCTCGCGCCTGCCCAAGCTGACCACCGAGGACTACTACAACTTCGTGGATGACAAGAAGGTCAAGCGCCTGTCGGTCAACACGCTGATGCGTAACAAACTGAGCAACGGCTCCCTGGCAATCGTCCATCACGGTGGCGGTTACGAGGTGATCCCGCGCGAAGCCGCTCTGAAGATCCAGGAGCGGGCGCCGGAGCGTATCGTGCAGATGAACGTGCTGACCGAAAGCCAGGTGCCGGATGAGGATGATCCGTACGCCGCCTACCAGATCCCTGATGACCTGATGTGGTAA
- the mazG gene encoding nucleoside triphosphate pyrophosphohydrolase — MYSLEDLLYLMNRLRDPQYGCPWDIKQTYATIVPHTLEEAYEVADAIERGDFDHLQGELGDLLFQVVYYSQLAREEGRFEFAGVIDSITRKLIRRHPHVFPTGDLYAPLDIPQLSEEQVKLRWEEIKAEERAEKSDAPQQLSLLDDVPTALPALSRAAKLQKRAGQVGFDWPAALPVVDNVREELDEVLEAMADNDPAAIADEVGDLLFAAVNLARHLEVDPEAALRLANAKFERRFRFIEQALRETHRPIEDCTLEELDALWGEAKRQEKNLSSCG; from the coding sequence ATGTATTCGCTTGAAGATCTGCTGTATTTGATGAACCGCCTGCGGGACCCGCAATACGGGTGCCCGTGGGACATCAAGCAAACCTACGCCACCATCGTTCCCCACACCCTGGAAGAAGCCTACGAAGTCGCCGACGCCATCGAGCGCGGGGATTTCGATCACCTGCAGGGTGAGTTGGGCGACCTGTTGTTCCAGGTGGTGTATTACAGCCAGCTGGCGCGGGAAGAAGGGCGTTTCGAATTTGCCGGGGTGATCGACAGCATCACCCGCAAGCTGATTCGTCGTCATCCACACGTTTTTCCTACCGGCGACTTGTATGCACCGCTGGATATCCCGCAATTGAGCGAGGAGCAGGTCAAGCTGCGCTGGGAAGAGATCAAAGCCGAGGAGCGTGCGGAGAAGTCCGACGCGCCACAGCAATTATCCCTGCTGGATGACGTGCCCACGGCCTTGCCGGCGCTTTCCCGTGCTGCGAAGTTGCAAAAGCGCGCCGGGCAGGTGGGTTTCGACTGGCCGGCTGCGTTGCCGGTGGTGGACAACGTGCGCGAAGAGCTGGATGAAGTGCTCGAAGCCATGGCCGACAACGACCCGGCCGCCATCGCCGATGAGGTAGGTGACCTGCTGTTTGCGGCGGTCAACCTGGCCCGTCATCTGGAGGTCGACCCGGAAGCCGCCTTGCGTTTAGCCAATGCAAAATTCGAACGACGTTTCCGATTTATCGAACAGGCATTGCGCGAGACCCACCGTCCCATAGAAGATTGCACCCTCGAAGAGTTGGACGCCCTGTGGGGCGAAGCCAAACGCCAGGAAAAGAACCTGTCCAGCTGCGGCTGA
- a CDS encoding DUF3108 domain-containing protein: MRRALLFAFALFALPAVQAADLHPFSASYTADWKQLPMSGSAERSLTKNDNGTWTLNFKASMMIASLTETSVIRFDKDALQPVSYTFERGGLGKTKKINLDFDQTAKKVTGFENKDAVNVALQSGMLDKSTYQLALQRDVAAGKKSMSYNVVEGTDVDTYDFRVIGPEKVQTKAGSIDAIKVERVRDPTQSKRITQMWFAKDWGGILVALRQVETDGKEYNIMLQDGTVDGKAVKGS; the protein is encoded by the coding sequence ATGCGTCGCGCCCTGCTCTTCGCCTTTGCGCTGTTCGCCTTGCCTGCCGTGCAAGCGGCAGACCTTCACCCTTTCTCCGCCAGCTACACCGCCGACTGGAAACAGTTGCCCATGAGTGGTTCGGCAGAACGCAGCCTGACCAAGAATGACAACGGCACCTGGACCTTGAATTTCAAGGCTTCCATGATGATCGCCAGCCTGACTGAAACCAGTGTGATCCGCTTCGACAAAGATGCCCTGCAGCCGGTGAGCTACACCTTCGAACGTGGTGGCCTGGGCAAGACGAAGAAGATCAACCTCGACTTCGATCAGACGGCCAAGAAAGTCACCGGCTTTGAAAACAAGGACGCGGTCAACGTTGCCCTTCAAAGCGGCATGCTCGACAAGTCGACCTACCAGTTGGCACTGCAGCGCGATGTTGCAGCCGGCAAGAAAAGCATGAGCTACAACGTCGTCGAAGGTACTGATGTCGATACCTACGACTTCCGCGTGATCGGCCCGGAAAAGGTCCAGACCAAAGCCGGCTCGATCGATGCGATCAAGGTCGAGCGCGTACGTGACCCGACTCAAAGCAAGCGCATTACCCAAATGTGGTTTGCCAAGGACTGGGGCGGCATTCTGGTCGCCCTGCGCCAGGTCGAGACCGACGGCAAGGAATACAACATCATGCTGCAAGACGGTACCGTTGACGGCAAGGCTGTCAAAGGCAGCTGA
- the purN gene encoding phosphoribosylglycinamide formyltransferase: MSQTCDVVVLLSGTGSNLQALIDSTRAGDSPVRIAAVISNRSDAYGLQRARDAGIDTRSLDHKAFEGREAFDRALIELIDAFNPKLVVLAGFMRILSADFVRHYNGRLLNIHPSLLPKYKGLHTHQRALEAGDTEHGCSVHFVTEELDGGPLVVQAVVPVESADSAQTLAQRVHTQEHRIYPLAVRWFAEGRLILGDHGALLDGQLLAASGHLIRT, from the coding sequence ATGTCCCAGACCTGTGATGTCGTGGTGCTGCTCTCCGGCACCGGCAGTAACTTGCAGGCCCTGATCGACAGCACGCGCGCCGGCGACAGCCCGGTGCGCATCGCTGCGGTGATCTCCAACCGCAGCGACGCCTACGGCCTGCAACGCGCCAGGGACGCAGGTATCGACACCCGCTCCCTGGATCACAAGGCTTTCGAAGGCCGCGAGGCCTTCGACCGCGCCTTGATCGAACTGATCGACGCCTTCAATCCCAAACTCGTGGTACTGGCCGGCTTCATGCGCATTCTCAGCGCTGACTTCGTGCGCCACTACAACGGGCGCCTGCTGAATATCCACCCGTCCCTGCTGCCAAAATACAAAGGGTTACACACTCACCAGCGCGCCCTGGAGGCTGGCGACACCGAGCACGGCTGCAGCGTGCACTTTGTTACCGAGGAACTCGATGGCGGGCCTCTGGTCGTACAGGCAGTAGTTCCGGTAGAGTCTGCGGACTCTGCGCAGACGCTTGCGCAACGGGTTCACACCCAGGAACACAGGATTTACCCGCTGGCTGTTCGCTGGTTCGCTGAGGGGCGGTTGATTCTTGGCGACCACGGTGCATTATTGGACGGTCAGTTACTTGCGGCCAGCGGCCACTTGATTCGAACCTAG
- a CDS encoding tRNA-uridine aminocarboxypropyltransferase codes for MSRPQCSRCLRPTTHCLCALIPSLESRTRVLLLQHPSEVNHALNTARLAALGLVNAQLIVGEVFEDLQALLNPPGYQARLLFPAEDAQPLQAYTPSDEPLLLVVPDGTWRKARKLLHLNPLLAALPRVTLAEGAVSRYRLRKAPGPGALSTVEAIVQALQVLEAPTSFEPLLKPFEALIEGQIAAMGDEVFQRNHGPA; via the coding sequence ATGTCCAGACCCCAATGTTCCCGCTGCCTGCGGCCCACCACCCATTGCCTGTGCGCGCTGATCCCGAGCCTGGAGAGCCGCACCCGCGTGTTGCTGTTGCAGCATCCGAGTGAGGTCAATCATGCATTGAACACCGCGCGCTTGGCGGCCCTCGGACTGGTGAATGCGCAGTTAATAGTGGGAGAGGTATTTGAGGATTTGCAGGCGCTGTTGAATCCGCCGGGTTATCAGGCGCGGCTGTTATTCCCTGCCGAGGACGCGCAACCGCTGCAGGCCTACACGCCATCCGACGAACCGTTGCTGCTGGTAGTGCCGGACGGGACCTGGCGCAAGGCGCGCAAGCTGCTGCACCTCAATCCCTTGTTGGCGGCGTTGCCTCGGGTGACGCTGGCAGAAGGTGCCGTGTCCCGGTATCGACTGCGCAAGGCGCCGGGGCCCGGGGCTTTGTCGACGGTGGAAGCCATCGTGCAGGCATTGCAGGTGCTTGAAGCGCCCACTTCATTTGAGCCGCTGTTGAAACCATTCGAGGCGTTGATCGAAGGGCAAATTGCCGCGATGGGCGACGAAGTGTTCCAGAGAAACCACGGCCCGGCCTGA
- the rlmD gene encoding 23S rRNA (uracil(1939)-C(5))-methyltransferase RlmD: MAKHERGLRFQPTGGSRAPQIPVGKKQRLTIERLANDGRGIVFFEGRTWFVVGALAGEEVEARVLGAHGKVVEARTERVFTASELRRPAPCVHAGRCGGCSLQHLPHDEQLALKQRMLAEQLSRVAGVEPQEWAAPLSGPEFGYRRRARVAVRWDAKAKKLEVGFRAVASQDIVGIDDCPVLVQALQPIMQRLPNMLRRLSKPQALGHVELFSGSSIAVLLRHMAPLSEADLTILQEFCTFHEAQLWLHGEGQPQPFEPDQALGYRLEQWDLQLAYRPGDFVQVNAGVNEAMVAQALEWLAPKPDERVLDLFCGLGNFALPLARQVREVVAVEGVQAMVDRAAQNAVSNNLHNAQFFQADLSQPLTDAEWAKEGFSAVLLDPPRDGALEVVRKLATLGADRLVYVSCNPATLARDTVELVKQGYRLKRAGILDMFPQTAHVEAMALFEAG, from the coding sequence ATGGCCAAGCACGAGAGAGGCCTACGCTTCCAACCGACGGGCGGCAGCCGGGCCCCACAGATTCCTGTAGGCAAGAAGCAACGCCTGACCATCGAGCGCCTGGCCAACGACGGCCGCGGCATTGTGTTCTTTGAAGGCCGCACCTGGTTTGTAGTGGGTGCCCTGGCCGGCGAAGAGGTTGAGGCGCGGGTGCTGGGCGCCCATGGCAAAGTGGTCGAGGCACGCACCGAACGCGTATTTACCGCCAGTGAACTGCGCCGCCCGGCACCCTGTGTGCACGCCGGCCGCTGTGGCGGTTGCAGCCTGCAACACTTGCCCCATGACGAACAGCTCGCCCTGAAACAGCGCATGCTCGCCGAGCAATTATCCCGTGTGGCAGGTGTCGAACCCCAGGAGTGGGCCGCGCCGTTGAGCGGGCCGGAATTCGGCTATCGCCGTCGCGCCCGCGTGGCCGTGCGCTGGGATGCCAAGGCGAAGAAACTCGAGGTGGGTTTTCGCGCCGTGGCCAGCCAGGACATCGTCGGGATCGATGATTGCCCTGTGCTGGTACAGGCCTTGCAGCCGATCATGCAGCGTTTGCCGAACATGCTTCGGCGCTTGAGCAAGCCTCAGGCGCTGGGGCATGTGGAGTTGTTCAGCGGGTCGTCGATTGCCGTGTTGTTGCGACACATGGCGCCCTTGTCCGAAGCGGACCTGACGATCCTGCAGGAATTTTGTACCTTCCATGAAGCCCAGCTGTGGCTGCATGGCGAGGGCCAGCCGCAACCCTTCGAACCGGACCAGGCCCTGGGCTATCGTCTGGAACAGTGGGATTTGCAGTTGGCGTACCGCCCGGGAGACTTCGTGCAGGTCAACGCCGGGGTCAACGAGGCGATGGTTGCCCAGGCCCTGGAATGGCTGGCGCCAAAGCCCGACGAGCGGGTGCTGGATTTGTTTTGTGGCTTGGGCAACTTCGCCTTGCCGCTGGCCCGTCAGGTGCGGGAAGTGGTCGCGGTGGAAGGTGTGCAAGCCATGGTGGACCGGGCGGCACAGAATGCCGTCAGCAATAATTTGCATAATGCGCAGTTTTTTCAGGCCGATTTGTCCCAGCCTTTGACCGACGCGGAATGGGCCAAAGAGGGCTTTTCTGCGGTACTCTTGGACCCACCCCGCGATGGTGCCCTGGAGGTTGTGCGCAAGCTCGCCACTCTGGGGGCTGATCGCCTGGTGTATGTGTCCTGCAATCCGGCAACGCTGGCGCGGGACACGGTCGAGTTGGTCAAGCAAGGCTACCGGCTAAAACGTGCCGGGATCCTCGACATGTTTCCCCAGACGGCCCATGTCGAGGCCATGGCGTTATTTGAAGCGGGCTAG
- the relA gene encoding GTP diphosphokinase, with amino-acid sequence MVQVRAHQPINTDGSINLEAWLDHAISVDPALDREALKAACEFARESEQQDNAAKNLWAEGTSSFRTGLEIAEILADLKLDQDSLIAAVLYRGVREGHIQLPTVSQRFGTVVAKLIDGVLRMAAISASLSPRQSMVLGTQGQVENLRKMLVAMVDDVRVALIKLAERTCAIRAVKTADDEKRNRVAREVFDIYAPLAHRLGIGHIKWELEDLSFRYLEPDQYKQIATLLHERRLDRERFIADVMSQLRTELQATGVEADISGRAKHIYSIWRKMQRKGLAFSQIYDVRAVRVLVPEMRDCYTALGIVHTLWRHIPKEFDDYIANPKENGYRSLHTAVIGPEGKVLEVQIRTHAMHEEAELGVCAHWRYKGTDVKAGSNQYEEKISWLRQVLEWHEELGDIGGLADQLRVDIEPDRVYIFTPDGHAIDLPKGATPLDFAYRVHTEIGHNCRGAKINGRIVPLNYSLQTGEQVEIITSKHGTPSRDWLNPNLGYITTSRARAKIVHWFKLQARDQNVAAGKTLLERELARLGLPQVDFDKLAEKANMKIAEDMFAALGAGDLRLAQLVNLAQQLVEPERGSEQLELIPRKATGYKPGKRGDIQIQGVGNLMTQMAGCCQPLPGDAIVGYITQGRGVSIHRQDCASVLQLGGREPERIIQVSWGPVPVLTYPVDIVIRAYDRSGLLRDVSQVLLNERINVLAVNTRSNKEDNTALMSLTIEIPGLDALGRLLGRISQLPNIIETRRNRTP; translated from the coding sequence ATGGTACAGGTGAGAGCACACCAGCCGATCAACACCGACGGCAGTATCAATCTCGAGGCATGGCTGGATCATGCCATCAGTGTCGACCCGGCACTGGACCGTGAAGCCTTGAAAGCAGCCTGCGAGTTCGCTCGTGAGTCTGAGCAGCAAGACAATGCGGCCAAGAACCTGTGGGCCGAAGGCACTTCAAGCTTTCGCACCGGGTTGGAAATCGCCGAGATCCTCGCCGATCTCAAGCTCGATCAGGATTCACTGATCGCAGCGGTACTGTATCGCGGCGTGCGCGAAGGGCATATTCAACTGCCCACCGTCAGCCAGCGTTTCGGCACCGTGGTGGCCAAGCTGATCGACGGCGTGCTGCGCATGGCGGCCATCAGCGCCAGCCTCAGCCCCCGCCAGTCCATGGTGCTGGGCACCCAGGGCCAGGTGGAAAACCTGCGCAAGATGCTGGTGGCGATGGTCGACGACGTTCGCGTCGCGCTGATCAAGCTGGCCGAGCGCACCTGCGCGATTCGTGCGGTGAAGACCGCCGACGACGAAAAGCGCAACCGCGTCGCCCGCGAGGTGTTCGACATCTACGCGCCGCTGGCCCACCGCCTGGGTATCGGCCATATCAAGTGGGAGCTGGAGGACTTGTCCTTCCGGTACCTCGAACCCGATCAGTACAAGCAGATTGCCACGCTGCTCCATGAGCGGCGGCTGGACCGTGAGCGTTTCATCGCCGACGTGATGAGCCAATTGCGCACGGAATTGCAGGCCACCGGGGTTGAAGCCGACATCAGTGGCCGGGCCAAGCACATCTATTCCATCTGGCGCAAAATGCAGCGCAAGGGCCTGGCCTTCAGCCAGATCTACGACGTGCGCGCCGTGCGCGTGCTGGTGCCGGAAATGCGCGACTGCTACACCGCGCTGGGTATCGTCCACACGCTGTGGCGCCACATCCCCAAGGAATTCGACGACTACATCGCCAACCCCAAGGAAAACGGTTACCGCTCGTTGCACACGGCGGTGATCGGCCCCGAGGGCAAGGTGCTGGAAGTGCAGATCCGCACCCACGCGATGCACGAGGAAGCGGAGCTGGGCGTATGCGCCCACTGGCGCTACAAGGGCACCGACGTCAAGGCCGGGTCCAACCAGTACGAGGAGAAAATCTCCTGGTTGCGCCAGGTGCTGGAATGGCACGAAGAGCTGGGCGACATCGGCGGTTTGGCCGATCAGTTGCGGGTGGATATCGAACCCGACCGGGTCTACATCTTCACCCCCGACGGCCACGCGATCGACTTGCCCAAGGGCGCCACGCCGCTGGATTTTGCCTACCGCGTGCACACCGAGATCGGCCACAACTGCCGTGGCGCGAAGATCAACGGGCGCATCGTACCGCTCAACTACAGCCTGCAGACCGGTGAGCAGGTCGAGATTATCACCAGCAAGCACGGTACGCCGAGCCGCGACTGGTTGAACCCGAACCTGGGCTACATCACCACGTCCCGGGCCCGGGCGAAGATCGTCCACTGGTTCAAGTTGCAGGCGCGCGACCAGAACGTCGCCGCCGGCAAGACCTTGCTCGAACGCGAATTGGCGCGCCTTGGCCTGCCGCAGGTGGACTTCGACAAGCTGGCCGAAAAGGCCAACATGAAGATCGCCGAAGACATGTTCGCCGCCCTCGGTGCCGGCGATCTGCGCCTGGCGCAGTTGGTTAATCTGGCCCAGCAACTGGTTGAGCCGGAGCGCGGCAGCGAGCAACTGGAACTGATCCCGCGCAAGGCCACGGGCTACAAGCCGGGCAAGCGTGGCGATATCCAGATCCAGGGCGTCGGCAACCTGATGACGCAAATGGCCGGCTGCTGCCAGCCATTGCCGGGCGACGCCATCGTCGGCTACATCACCCAGGGCCGCGGGGTGAGCATTCACCGCCAGGACTGTGCCTCGGTGTTGCAGCTGGGCGGGCGCGAACCGGAGCGGATCATCCAGGTCAGCTGGGGCCCGGTGCCGGTGTTGACCTATCCGGTGGACATCGTCATCCGTGCCTACGACCGTTCGGGGCTGTTGCGTGACGTATCGCAAGTGCTGCTCAACGAGCGGATCAACGTGCTGGCAGTCAATACCCGCTCGAATAAAGAGGACAACACGGCGTTGATGTCCCTGACCATCGAGATTCCGGGGCTGGACGCGTTGGGTCGGTTGCTGGGGCGTATTTCCCAGTTGCCGAACATCATTGAGACCCGGCGCAACCGGACACCATGA
- the cysM gene encoding cysteine synthase CysM, giving the protein MTLQYPTIADCVGNTPLVRLQRLPGNTSNTLLLKLEGNNPAGSVKDRPALSMITRAELRGQIKPGDTLIEATSGNTGIALAMAAAIKGYRMILIMPDNGSAERKAAMTAYGAELILVTQEEGMEGARDLAERMAAEGRGLVLDQFANGDNPEAHYTTTGPEIWRQTQGTITHFVSSMGTTGTIMGNSRYLKEQNPEIQIVGLQPMEGAAIPGIRRWPEEYLPKIYNSARVDRIIDMAQREAEDTTRRLAREEGIFCGVSSGGAVAGMLRLSQELENAVIVAIICDRGDRYLSTGIFDAPN; this is encoded by the coding sequence ATGACCTTGCAGTACCCCACCATCGCCGATTGCGTCGGCAACACCCCGCTGGTCCGCTTGCAGCGCCTGCCGGGCAACACCAGCAATACCTTGTTGCTCAAGCTCGAAGGGAACAACCCGGCCGGCTCGGTCAAGGACCGCCCGGCGCTGTCGATGATCACCCGCGCCGAGCTGCGTGGGCAGATCAAGCCCGGCGACACCCTGATCGAAGCCACCTCCGGTAACACCGGGATTGCCCTGGCCATGGCCGCCGCCATCAAGGGCTACCGGATGATTCTGATCATGCCCGACAACGGCAGCGCCGAGCGCAAGGCGGCGATGACGGCCTATGGCGCCGAGTTGATCCTGGTCACCCAGGAAGAAGGCATGGAAGGCGCCCGCGACCTCGCCGAGCGCATGGCCGCCGAAGGCCGTGGCCTGGTGCTGGACCAGTTCGCCAACGGCGACAACCCCGAGGCGCACTACACCACCACCGGCCCGGAAATCTGGCGCCAGACCCAGGGCACCATCACTCACTTCGTGAGTTCGATGGGCACCACCGGCACCATCATGGGCAATTCGCGCTACCTCAAGGAGCAGAACCCCGAGATCCAGATCGTCGGCCTGCAACCGATGGAAGGCGCGGCGATCCCGGGGATCCGTCGTTGGCCCGAAGAGTACTTGCCGAAAATTTATAACTCGGCCCGCGTCGATCGCATCATCGACATGGCCCAGCGTGAAGCCGAAGACACCACCCGCCGGTTGGCCCGTGAAGAAGGCATCTTCTGTGGCGTGTCGTCCGGTGGCGCCGTTGCCGGGATGTTGCGCTTGTCCCAGGAGTTGGAAAACGCAGTGATCGTCGCGATCATCTGTGACCGTGGCGACCGTTACTTGTCGACCGGCATTTTCGACGCGCCCAACTGA
- a CDS encoding LysR family transcriptional regulator: MANALPDLKLLRIFVSVVRHQGFANAQHELNLSTSAISTYMSQLEAALGLVLCHRGRGGFSLTSKGELFHQETLRLLGELEGFEQYAAALKGELRGTLKLGVLDSTVSDKALPFAEVIGAYSQEHPAVHLHLSVMSPYELQLGVQDNRLDLAIGAFSNRMSGLIYMPLYREQHWLYCSTRHPLFNERRIPEQVITQQRMVGRGYWSQAELARHGFKHSAATVESMEAQLILVLSGAYIGYLPEHYAQAWADKGDLRVLLPATFGYQAPFSMIMRRGRSREPLIQTFRDLLKAQLNQA; encoded by the coding sequence ATGGCCAACGCCTTGCCCGACCTGAAACTCCTGCGCATCTTCGTCAGCGTCGTGCGGCACCAGGGTTTCGCCAACGCCCAGCACGAACTCAACCTGTCGACCTCGGCCATCAGCACCTACATGAGCCAGCTCGAAGCCGCGTTGGGCCTGGTGCTGTGCCATCGCGGCCGGGGCGGGTTCAGCCTGACCAGCAAGGGCGAGCTGTTCCATCAGGAAACCCTGCGTCTGTTGGGCGAGCTGGAAGGCTTCGAGCAATATGCCGCCGCACTCAAAGGTGAGTTGCGCGGCACCCTGAAGCTCGGCGTGCTCGACTCCACCGTCAGCGACAAGGCTTTGCCGTTTGCCGAAGTCATCGGCGCCTACAGCCAGGAGCACCCGGCGGTGCATTTGCATCTGTCGGTGATGAGCCCCTACGAATTGCAGCTTGGGGTACAGGACAATCGCCTGGACCTGGCCATCGGCGCCTTCTCCAACCGGATGAGCGGGCTGATCTATATGCCGCTCTACCGCGAACAGCACTGGCTGTATTGCAGCACCCGCCACCCGTTGTTCAACGAGCGGCGTATCCCTGAACAAGTCATCACCCAGCAGCGCATGGTCGGCCGCGGCTACTGGAGCCAGGCCGAACTGGCGCGCCACGGCTTCAAGCACAGCGCCGCCACGGTAGAAAGTATGGAGGCGCAGTTGATCCTGGTGCTGTCCGGCGCCTACATCGGCTACTTGCCGGAGCACTACGCCCAGGCCTGGGCCGACAAGGGCGACTTGCGGGTGCTGCTGCCGGCGACCTTTGGTTACCAGGCGCCGTTCTCGATGATCATGCGTCGGGGCCGCAGCCGCGAGCCGTTGATCCAGACGTTCCGCGATTTACTCAAAGCCCAGCTCAACCAGGCCTGA